The nucleotide sequence GAGTTTGTGGCTACCACACAAATAAAGATGACAGCATCCACTCAGGCTTTCATTCttatatttatgtgtttgtttctcttagccagctttattttcttctccctttatccatactttatatacttattgGCCAGTTTTCCATGATTGACTAAAAGTTCCAGAATGTCATGATGGAATCCTGATTGGAACAAAGGATGTCCTGGGTATGGACCGAGATGGGATCTTGAGTTGTTCCCCTATTGTGAAAAGAAAAGTTGCATTATGTTAGGCCAAAGAATTTCTTTTGTACTGAAGGGTAAGTTGGTAAGAAGGGGCAGATGTTAATGTGCAATGGGGAGGGTGGATGCTGTTTTGACaatattggagattgaactcaggaccttgtgcttgccaggcaggtgctctaccacttgaaccacgtcccagccattttttgctttatttttcagataggggctggCCTTacacctcgatcctcctacctatgcctcacacatagttaggattacaggcacatgccaccatgcctgtcttgcTGTGTGAGATCTCGATaacttggctggcttcaaacttcctgaatggctgggattatagctgtatgccaccatgcctggtcaggAGGGGCAAATTCTAGTAGGTATTTATCACTCTTTTTGGCTTCTCAATAGTTGTAACCCCTTCCAAAGAAGCATAGGTAATATCTTACCTCATAATTCTTGGAAAAGAACCTGTTCTCCCTATAGAACAGAAAACCCAGGATAATTATTTCCCAGCTCCCCTTGCAGCTAAGATGCAGGCATGTGACTGCCTATCATACTGTCCTGACTCAGACTTTACCATAAAGAAAGGGAGACCAGGAAGAATTTTTTCTGATAGTGACATCCATTATAGTAAGATGGATTCTTGGGGCACAGTAGCCACAGAGCTGTTGTTTGTACCCCATGTTCAGTGATAGGTGTATCAAAGTTATGCATGGCAACATTTATGAGTGGGGGATAGCAACATTTTGTATGCTAATCAGACCATTTCTGAGGTATAATCTGGTTCACTGTAACCACTGTGGTCTTCTGAGTTTGGTTCTCCAGGTACATTCATTATCATTTCCACAAAATCTTctctggtgctggtggctcatgcctgtaatcctagttaatccatgaggttagaggccagcctggggaaaaggttcatgagactctgtctccaaaaataagaccaaaatagactggaggtgtggctcaagcagtagagtacctgccttacaagtacaaagccctgagttcaaactctagtatgactaaaaaaaaaaaagtgaggaaggCCAGAATCTAGTCAATCATTAGAAGATGTCTTGAACCCTGAACTGGACAGCCCACAGCACTTTTCCCAGATTACCTCTAATTTTCTatctttacatctttttttttttgctcttatcTATAGAGTTTGACTTCTTCATGTGTCAGTCATCTAGGAGAAAGTTGTAAGCTTCTAGATTTACATGTACAGGACAAGTCACACTGAGAACGTCCTGCCAGCCCTCTGTCTAGATTCTAGGTCATCTAGTCCAACATGAACCCTCATATTGGGGGGTTTTGGAGTATAAATTGGGCTTCTGGATGCCACACAACTGATGGTCTAGAAGATTAGGGGGTCATTTGCAGAGAAGGGTGATCCACTGTGAGCTGGGAAGACATCCCAAAAGACGTCTACTCTAGAAGCATGGAGTTCCTCGATCAGCATGCTATGCATTCCTCAATatgctctcctctccttcctaaCGACAAAAAGTTGTACTTTACACAAATGCTTTAAGAGATAGAGCCCAGCTCTGCAATGCCACTTCTTTCCCTCTGCTCCCCCGCTCCGCCCTCTGTGTGCAAATGTGTCATAAACCCTATGCAGTAAATGACCGAGTATGACTTAAAAGGATATATTCTCAAGTAATGCTGCAATATACCTATTTCAGTTTTAAGACAGTAAGAAAAATAGCTGGGCattgatggctcacgcctgtaatcctagctactcaggaggcagagatcaggaggatctcagttcgaagccagcctgggcaaatagctattgagaccctatctcaaaacaaatctgtcacaaaaaaggggctggtggagtggctcaaggcgtaggccctaaAATTCAAAACCCAgggcagaaaaaagagaaaaatgttttaataactgACTCTCCAGACCTATAAATACAAGCTGAAATAAACAAGATGATGAAGTTTGAGGTCTCAGGAAATTTTCTTCTGACCCAGGAGTTAGTTGATACACTTTGTCATCATTGTTGGGTCCACAGGGACCAGGAAAATAGGTGGGATAATTACTTTCTGCTTTCTGTAATGAGACTCTCAGGGAGTCTAGTCCCAGTGGTCGGGTGCTCCTGTAAATATCTGCCTGATTCCTCCCAAACATCCTTCCTACATGGAGGGCTAGGCCCAAGAACATCTGCTCTTCATTTGCTCAGAACCTATCTATATTTTGGAGACTTTCCAATGCTTAGAATAAAGGAGGCCATTGACCAGCAAGTCCAAGGTGAAGAACACATGATAGTAACAGTACTGATCTGCCCAGGTACTATTACATTAGTGGAGGTgccaatatttattttgtttttaagttttagcaaggatttgtttTTTGTAGCAAGATAAAGTAGGGGAAAAAGGgagaacatttcctgttccccatacTGGAAAATAAAGATTCAAAATGGCGGCACTTGTTTATCTTCTTTATACTTTCTGAGTTGGGGAAATACACCCTAATTCTTAGACACTTTTTGCATGAGTAGGATGGATGCTGTTTATTAATCTAAAACATGGAGATGAAGGAGTTGCCTCTACATTTTTACTAACAAGTGATGCTCTCCAAGGAACTCTCTTTACTAACTCTTCCACATCCAGAGAGCAATAGCCagagctgtgaatccatcagctTGACCTTGAGACCAACACGGTGATAATCAGCTATTTCTCTTGTCCCTATAAGCTATTAAGTGGTGGGAAAAGCCTATGAATTTTATCAGATACCTACATAATTGCAGAGAAGAGCTGTGTATGttcctgcatttttttttgtggttttttgttttctttggtggtggtggtggtggtactgatgtttgaaatcagggttttgcctttactaggcaggcactctattacttgagccacacccccctgGATGCGGTTTTTATGCACTATTTTCTAAGGCTAAAATAATGAGTCCAGTGGGACAAGTACCACCCAGGACAGTGAGTTGCAAGTTGGGGTGTAGGCACAAGGGGTGGATCCTAACTGAGCAACTTTAATATGCTTCCTTAACATGACTGTGGCTGGAGTGTTGTACCCAACTCTCAGCTTCTACATTTCTGATCTCTTCTCTGCAGCTGGGCTCAGGTCATGACAGGCACCAACCAGTCGAGCGTCTCCGAGTTCCTCCTCCTGGGTCTCTCCAGGcagccccagcagcagcagctcctCTTCCTGCTCTTCCTCACCATGTACCTGGCCACCGTCCTGGGAAACCTGCTCATCGTCCTGGCCATCAGCACGGACCCCCGCctgcacacccccatgtacttcttcctcagcaACCTGTCCTTTGTGGACATGTGCTTCTCCTCCACCACTGTCCCCAAGGTGCTGGCCAATCATGTCCTCGGGACTCAGGCCATCTCCTTCTCTGGGTGTCTCACACAGATgtattttctctgtgtgtttgCTGACATGGACAACTTCCTGCtggctgtgatggcctatgaccgctttgTTGCCATCTGCCACCCCTTACATTACACAGCAAAGATGACCCATCAGCTCTGTGCCCTGCTGGTCACTGGATCATGGGTTGTCACCAACCTGAATTCTCTCTTACACACCCTTCTGGTGGCTCGACTCTCATTCTGTGCAGACAACGCCATCCCCAACTTCTTCTGTGACGTGACTCCCCTCCTGAAACTCTCCTGCTCAGACACACAGCTCAACCAGCTGATGATTCTTACCGAGGGTGCCCTCATCATGGTCACCCCATTCGTCTGCATCCTGGCTTCCTACATCCACATCTCCTGTGCTGTCCTGAGAGTCCCATCCACCAGGGGAAGGTggaaagccttctccacctgcgGCTCCCACCTGGCTGTGGTTTTTCTCTTCTATGGCACCatcataaatttatatttcaacCCTTCATCCTTGCACTCAGCTGAAAAGGACACCACAGTTGCTATGATGTACACAGTGGTGACTCCCATGCTaaaccccttcatctacagcctgaggaacagggacttgaaaggggctctgaGAAAGTGGTTACCATGAATTTTTTTATCTATTCAATAATGAAAAGAGCTAAGAAAATCATGAGAAtgatttacaaaaaataaaatcctgttaGTTTTTTCTACTGTATGAAACTTAGCATTTGTCTTTTGTAAGAGAAACTTCTACCTTGCAGAACTAAGGTCTTGACACACACACTTCAGGTTTAAGGTGGATAGAGAACATTTAATCAAATGACTTCACTATTTCAATTGTTCATACCCTCCTGCACAAACCCACCAGAATCACAGCTGTAGTTTATTACTCATTACAACAAGGGAGGATGTGAATCTTTGGAAAACAACGAGGTGCCTCAATAGGAAAGTGCTGGAAAGACTTATTGTAAGACCTGGGCTTGTGTCAAGTGATGTCAGAGGAGAATTAGGAATTAAGTCTTGCTCTGAATTGAATGCTATTATAGAAACGAATAATTCTGATTGGTTATCAATATATTTCATCTTGAAGGAAGGGAAAATAGACTGAGACTGAGTTGATAATTGACCAAAAAGCAAAGGTCACTCTTATCAGCCACCTGGAAGAATGTTTGGTCATTTTTGTGGCTAGTacaatattcatgtttttgtgCTGAGATGTGATTTCatagtgtctttttcttttaaagaaattaaatattccCTTTAATTAGATCTGTTTTTTCACATCGCAGAAAAATCAAATGGCCTTTAGCAAATACTTTGCAAGCATGTTTTTTGTGTAATGAAAGGTAGGGAACAGGATCAATTATGAGACTGACATAGTATTCTTTTGTCTTTAGATACTTTGTTAAAATTCAAAGTGCTGTGTTATATTAATAGCACGTCCTCAGGGAGCACTATTAGATGTGTGTTTTGCGAATTAGCACTGTACTTCctcaatttgtagccaaaaatGCACTGGATAAGAAAGATATATGACACGTGCTAACAGACAGGAGAAACTTACATTTCTGAATTGTctagagattaaaaaatattaCTTTGATTCATATGTATTTTCTGGGCATGATACATCTGAAGACAGAATTTAACATTCTAGTGCAAAAAGAATTGGAAtatgatactgggtttgaactcagggctttgtgccgggCAGGTGCTTGGAATCTGTATGTTACTTTTGTgcagctgtgaccaaaatacctgagagaacaatttcatgtaggaaatatttattttggctcacagcttcagGGGGTTCATCCCATGCTTCTTGGCCCCATTCACTTGGGCAGACCATCACGGCAGTGGGAGCCTGTGGCAGAGAAGCTgttgctgcttctttttttttttttggaggtaatggggtttgaactcaaggcctcacacttgctaggtaggtgctccaacacttgagccattctgccagcccctggGAAGCTTCTtcttggtggacaggaagcagagagacaggaagaggccagggataTGTCCCCAAGGAcccatccccagtgacctacttcctccagctaggtcccaACTCCTGAAGTTTCCAGGCCTTCCCACAACagcaccaccagctggagacTAAATGTTCAAAACATGACcatgtgggggacatttcatattcaaaccataacatcctGTCCCTGGCTCCCAAAGGCTCATGGCCGTCTTATGATGCATTTTGTCCATCTCCATTGGACTCCAAATCTTACCACTTCTGACACTGTTCAAAAGTTCAAATTCAAAGTCTCTTCTGAGGCAAACTGTTATCTGTCATCCCCTGTTAAATCAAAAAGCCACTTTCATGTTTCTAAGATTTAAAAGCGCAGAATGGGAATACAGCAAGGAAGGCCTGGACCAAAGCAAGTCTGCAATCCAGCAGGACACGCACTTCATCCTGCTGCTCTGTGTGCAGCATCCGAAGCTGGTGGTGTCATGATGTGAACTTCATGGGCTTGGAAGACTCACCCTTACGGCCTCTCTCGTGCTGGCTCCACTCTTCACCTGCAGCTCTCCTTGGCAGATGTTTCACAGTCCTGGCAGCTCCAACATCTTGGGGTTTCCACTGCAGCTTGGCTTAGGTGTGTCATCACCCTCACAGCTTCACACATCACACTCTTAGGCACTGTCTTCAGGACACTGACCTTGCCACGTTGCCTGGCCACttaggccttcctttgaaatctgggtagaAGCCTCCACAACCCCATAGCGCTTGTATTCTACATAAGTGAAAAACCAGCATGAACACATGATGGTGGTGGCTGCCACCAGCTAAGCAGTAGCCAGGTCCCCTTGGACCATGGATGCAGTGACCTCTGAGTGCCTGGATGGCTGAGCACAGTGACATGAGTCATGGGGAAACTACTTCCTAGAGGTGCTCTTATCCCAaggaaaagtctttcaaatgaattAAAAGGTTTCATACCCTTGATCCTGGTATGGGTGGGGGTCTGGCCAATTCCTCAGATGGCCTCAAGGCGTCTTTCCAATTGTCCAGGAGCAAGTGCTTACTTCTTTTCAATGCACTAATCTCTTTAAGAACCATGCACTCCTTTTCTGGCCAAATTGCaagattttaaaatctttctgCTTTTAGCTCCAGTTCTCCTTGTCAATCTGGGTAAAAGTGGCCAGCAATAATCATGTCACAGTCAGAATACTATGTTGCCATAAAATTTCCTCTATCAAATTAATTAGTCCATCACTTTTAAATTCAGCATCACTCAAAGtctcaggacacagacaaaaaGAATGGAACACGAATGGCCTCTAGTCCCATTACGAATGGTCCTCAGTCCTTGTTCACATCTGAAGCTTATGAGCACAGTATTTTCAGTCTGCATACTCATCCGAATTCTGGTGTTCTGAGCTCCAATCAGAACTGCCCTGAGCTCTGCTTATGGGATTCTAGACTTTCTCTTGCTTGCAtctccaaactcttccaaattcctcctgcaaatcagatcTAGAGGCTTCTGAACCACATCTTCAGGATAGTCAACAGGAATGATTTCACTTCTCAGGAAcaattttttctgtattatttacttttgtgtagctgtgaccaaaatacctgagagaacaacttcagggaagaaaaatttattttgactcacagtttcagagagttTAGTCTATGGTTGCTTAGTCTCACACATTTTGGCAGAACATGGTGGCAGGGGTGTGTGGTAGAAAAACTTCTTCATGATCCTTTTTTGGTTCATAAGCATGGTGATTCGGTGTTCACGCCTTTGGGTGACATGTGCCACCCTCACATCTTGTTATGTGGGCACACTACCCTTCTGacgtgaaaaaaaacaaaagaaaagcttcTTCATGGCagactaaacttttttttttttgagatagggtctcacgagtagcacaggctgtcctcaaactcatgatcctcctgcctcagacacTTGAGTAGCTGGAAAGTAACTTGCAGAATGGTCCTGTCTTGGTTCATCACAGTCAGAGTGGCCTTATCTAACACTAATGATCTGTGAAATTCTCTATGTCAAGGGGAGATACCAAGACCTAGCTGTGAGTTCCAGTCAGCGCCTGACAGTCAAGGCTGTTCACTCTCCTCACAACACAGATCTTGATACCTGATGGGAAGACGAGACTGCTCATGGGAAAGAAGGGGAGATTCATTTAGAGCTCCAAGAAGCTCTAATTCTGTGACTCACCTGAGCTACTTGTTTTTTAATCTTATCTGAGCTTTGTGTAGCATACCGTGTTTGAGCAGGAATATAAGCTAAGTTAAATACCAAAGAAAAATCCAACCCCAGTAACCAGCCACTTTAATCAACTGCATCATCCCCCCCAATTCTGTTCTATTTATGTCAAAGCACACAGATATTTTtacttagaatttatttatttatttatgagacAAGATCTcaatatgtaacccaggctggcctcaaatttgctatgtagcccatgctggcaccgaactcatgatcctcctaccttagcctcccagtATTtgactaggattacaagtgtgagccacaaaACCCAGCTCTCAGATACTAGTTTATATCCTGGCTTTTCaacttatgttttaaaataaagtttttccaAATTACTACACAGTTGctacaatttaatttttctgCCCTTACATATTTCCACTTACTAGTAATTGTTTCTTGCAATGCTGGTGATCAAATccaaggccttgtacatgttaTACAAGTGCTcgaccactgagctgcatccctaaCTAGTAATTCTGCTTCTGAATCAAAACATAAAGGGAATTATGATTTAGCAGTATGAtttgaaacttattttaaaaatgattataggAGAGTCAGGTGCCAGTATCTCACACCTacaaatcctagctactcaggaggcagagacaaggaggatctcagttcaaagtcagccccaggcaaatcatttgtgagacccccccccatctcaaatacacacacacacaacacaacaaaaccaaaaaggctggaggactggctcaagagcgcctgcctaagtatggccctgagttcaagccccagtgacaccaaaaaaaaaaaaagtttataggaAATTATAGGTTGACAAATACATGAAACTATCTTATCTTTGACTTTTAGTATTTTTACTATTGAATGTGGATTCCTTTGGGTTTTTGCTATTTGAACTTGACAGCTTTCTAGATGAacatgctttgttttttaataaacttgagttttcagccattatttctccaaataggtttttgtgtgtgtgtgtgtgtgtgtaaccggggtttgaactcagggctttgtacttgcctaacacacactctactgcttgagttatgcctccagtctattttgctctggttattttggagatgggggtctccatgaaccattttcctgggctggcctcaaaccaccatttcctaatctcagtctcccaagtagctaggattgctggTGTGACCCAGTGCCTGGCTTCCTCTCCTTGGACTCCTATTATATATAGCTGGCGTGCTTAATGTTACCCACATTACTTTGAGGTTTGGTtagcttttcttcctttctgtccccCATTCTTTAGATTGCCTAATCTTTACCAATCCACCTTCAGGCTTGCTAGCCCTTTCTTCTACCAGCTCGGGTCAGATGAGTCCCCTGGAAAGAATTTTCTATTACAGTTACTGTCCTTTCCAACTTCAGAATTTCCATTGCCCCTTTTCATATTTCCTATCTCCTTATTCTCCATTTGGTGTGGGGACAATAACATTTTCTTTGAGTTACACTCCTTTAGGAACTGATGGCttgatgggtggatggagggCACAGCCGCCTGAGGTCCTCCTAGTTTGTCTCCCCTTACATGGAAGCACAGCCTCACATGACAGAGAACGGCTTTGGGGGCCTCTGTATGCCTTCTCAGCATGCCATGTCCAAGTGGGAattggaaggaagaagggagcccATGCCTCTCAACTGCACTCACCTCAGACTTAGCCTCAGCAACAGGCAGCTGCAGTCAGGATGTGAGCTTCAGTGCAGCTCTTTCTGGGAATGAAGCCTCTGGCTTAGAATTGGGGGTAGCCCTGCTCTTGGCTGCAGCCATGAATGCTGCTTCTGCCTCACTGAGCTGGGAAGGTGGAGGATGGAGTGCTCTTGGATCAAATACCACAGACTCCCACTGGGTTTTCATAAATAATCTTTGGGTTttcataaatactttttttttttttggcagcactggggtttgaactcaggaccttatgcttgctaggcacatgctcttactgcttgaatcacTACACCAGCTGCAAGTTTCCATAAGTATTCTTGAATTGATGTTTCTTAATCTGCCATTTTCCCTCAGGACCATTTCCAGAATCTTTGgatgatttttcaaaaataattttcaccACTTTCATTCTCACACTGACAGACTAGGGTCGATCTCtcatttattctgatttttttctaaataatatgTGAACAGCAGACTTTGAAATACATTTCTATAGGCATTCTTAATTATTTCCTGGGAGTAAATTCCTAAAATTAGGTATCATCAGTccagatattttaattttctttaaattttccaaCTTATATTATTTCATCTATTGATAGATGGAATGAAATCCACAGCTATGCACACTCTAGGCAACCACACTACCACTGATCTCATCCCTAGCCCGGGacttcttaatttaattttagctcatacacaaaacatgaaagtttcACATTTTAATGAGCTACCATGTTTAACACAGCAGAcgttgtgtaatgtttaaattagaTTAAACGCATCTCCTCAAACGTTTACCATTTCTTGGTGGtggaaactttcaaaatccttttgtCTAGCTTTTTGGAAGGTATAGTATGTGCAAGTCACCATGCTGTTCGAGAGCAGCCCAGAGTGTCTTGCTCCTGTCTGAGGGTCCACTGACAAACTTTCCCCTCCCTTTAACCCTAGTCTCGCTGGCCTCTAGTAACCACAAGTCTACTTTCAATCTCTACAAGATCAACTTCCTAAGATTTCATGAGTGAGACCATGTAGCACTTGcctttctgctttatttcacttacctaaatgatctccagttccatccagtcTCAAGTGACAGGACTTCATTctattttatggctgaatattattCCACCGTGTACACGTACGTatgtaccacactttctttatgcattcatgtaTTGAGGGTCACTTAGGTTGTTTACATTTCTTCGTCATGGTGGATAGTGCTACCGTGAACATGGGAGAGCAGAAGCCTGTCTGGcctactgttttcattttctttggatgtaTACCCAGGAGCAGGACTGCTGTATCACATGGTagatctgcttttattttttgaggaaccgctatattattttccataatggctgtactgaTTTACATTTACACCAATAGTGGGTGACATCCTCACCAGTGCCTGTCATCTTTACTCTTCTTTTTACTGGGAGAGGTGACATCTTACTGTGGCTTTGACTTGTATCTCTCTGATTAGTGGCACAGATCATTTTGTCCACGCACCTTTGCTCTTTTGAGAATTGCCTATTTAGACCTATTATCCAACAGCCTCCAACACCTTTTTCCCCTGAGACAGGATCTGGCTTTGTAGTccaagactgacctcaaacttgtgatcttcccgCCTCGGCCTGCTGCACTGCGATTACAGGTATGTAACACCATCTGTGCATGTGATTTTTCGTTATTAGCTGATTGATTTTTAAGGTTGAATCAACCTTGCATATCAGGAGTAAATTCTGTCGCAGTCATGGTATATAATTCTTTGAAAACACTGTTagattcctttactttttttgggggaaggacattggggtttaaactcagggccacacacttgctaggcaagtgcattaccactttagccactccacaaaccttttttgcttgtttatttcaggtagggtcttctgTTTCTGTTCCGGcctggccttggaccttgatcctcttagCTCTGGTCTCCCACATAGTTGGTCATTGTAACCACAGGCATACGCTATCATGCTTAGCTTATTTGTTGGgatggggccttgctaactttttcctgggGACGGCCTTGAACTGCAAACCTCCAGATGTCTGCCTccaaagtatctgggattacaagcatgagcctccACCCCTGGCCACATTCTTCTCGTGTGGTCATTCAATGGCATAAATCTCCCTTCAGCACTGCTCTTGCTGCATCTCACAAACTGAGTTGTACTTTCATTACAACTAAATTTTTTGACACCTTTTCTTTGACGTGTTATTCTGAAGAATGTTAATTTCCAAACATTTTGAGGTTTTCCAGCTACTTTACCCTTACTGACTTTCAGTTTAATTCCATTTTTTGATGAGAGGATGCTTTGTATGATTTCTGTTGTTAAATTAACTAAGGTGTATTTCATGGTCCACAGTGTGTTCTATCTTGGTGAGTATTCCATGTAATCTTAAGAAGTGCATCCTATTGCTGTTGGGTGAAGTACCGTGTAAATGTTCACTACATAGCTAGTACATGGAACCCTGAAATTGGGTAAGATCACTGACAGCAGGTCTCCACTGCACTCCAGACAAATGGGCACAGGAAGGTCGTGATAAAGGATGTCAATCGCCATCAGAGCAACGGCCTAATGATGTTGGATGTTGGACTTGATGAAGAAATTGGAGATCACTGGTGACCTTGACAAAAAATGTTCTGGGAATGGTGAGGTTGAAGGTAAAACCTCAACAGGTGGACAGAGGAGATCCACCTGCCAGCTGTTCATGAAAATAATGGTTTTAGCTTTGTAAGGGTCCATCATTTTTCACTCTATCATATTTATTCAACTAGTTTTCTAATTTGTGTTATGtgatgatttgtgtgtgtgtgtgtggggaaagggttgaactcagggctttgagcttgcaaagcaggcactgtaccgcttaagccacacctccagtccatgttgctcttgttatttggacatggggtctggagaactatttgccctgactgtccttgaaccatgatcctatctCAGCCCTCCAAAGAGCaaaggattacaaacatgagccacctgtttctggtttttgttccctttttgagacaggttctccctatatagcccaggctggccttgaacttggggtgctcctgcttcagcctgtgaagtactgggattacaggcttgcatcCTCCATCCACACTTGGCTGGTCTTTTTTACTTAATCTTAACACTTGCTTTTCCTGCTCTACTGGAAAActattcatgttttgtttttcttttttcacttaactGGTGATGGACTCCTTACTGAGCACAGCTTTCCAGGAAGTCTAGCATTTGGGGGCTGCCCCTTTTTCAGGTCATCACCCCTGCACCAGTAGTAATCTGACCCAGACCCACATTTCTGGCAGCTCCAGGTTCCTGGGGGAAAAGGGGTGCCTGTGCTGCTCAGGGACAGCAGGTGTTTACCAACCACAACCTGGACTTCCAGGTCCTTGCCAAAGCTGGAGGGAACTGCCTCGAGATACATCGTCCCCCTACAAAAGCACACAACTTTGggtgggcgccagtggctcatgcctgtaatcctagctactcaagagacagaaatcaggagtatCACGGATCAAAGGCAGCTTGGGCCAatagttgtgagaccctatttttaaaaaactcatcacaaaaaagggctggtggagtggctaaaagtgtaggccctgaattcaaatcccagtaccacaaaaaaagcacACACCTTGGGGTCTTCATGGACAGCCAAACATGAGTCCTTGGGCAGGGACAGgtctttctttcccctctccaCTAACTTCCCATAGCTGCCTGGCCCTTTCCTGAGTGCACATACGGGTCCTCTGCAGATAACAATGGTGTGTTCACTCTGGCAACACCGTCCTGAGGCCCCAGACTTGCAGAGATTGATAACAATATTGTTTTGCCCCCGGTTTAAAGGGCATTGTTGACTTCAAATACAATGTCGTAAACAACAgcttttctttatgtgtttttgtttaaaaattacgATTCAAGGATGAAGTGAATTATAAAACTTCCTTCTCCCAGAATACTCTGTACC is from Castor canadensis chromosome 17, mCasCan1.hap1v2, whole genome shotgun sequence and encodes:
- the LOC109677469 gene encoding olfactory receptor 1f45-like encodes the protein MTGTNQSSVSEFLLLGLSRQPQQQQLLFLLFLTMYLATVLGNLLIVLAISTDPRLHTPMYFFLSNLSFVDMCFSSTTVPKVLANHVLGTQAISFSGCLTQMYFLCVFADMDNFLLAVMAYDRFVAICHPLHYTAKMTHQLCALLVTGSWVVTNLNSLLHTLLVARLSFCADNAIPNFFCDVTPLLKLSCSDTQLNQLMILTEGALIMVTPFVCILASYIHISCAVLRVPSTRGRWKAFSTCGSHLAVVFLFYGTIINLYFNPSSLHSAEKDTTVAMMYTVVTPMLNPFIYSLRNRDLKGALRKIVNRNDFTSQEQFFLYYLLLCSCDQNT